A stretch of the Arachis stenosperma cultivar V10309 chromosome 6, arast.V10309.gnm1.PFL2, whole genome shotgun sequence genome encodes the following:
- the LOC130932922 gene encoding RING-H2 finger protein ATL16-like produces the protein MQLPTDRIIAPSSSPQDSQLLSNMASDEDFVVIEVGAEHEGITTLPQMQQQVMNNDSGENIAHSRSYSSFARKKPWKCHHVSIMGDECIDVGKKDDQFSSLQPIRRSFSMDSANDRQVYLDVQAIIQQNRHNQNHASASEDCNSRTRRSFFPFRYCRGSKSAIIPLENEV, from the coding sequence ATGCAGCTTCCAACTGACCGTATTATAGCCCCGAGTTCTTCCCCTCAGGACTCTCAGTTGCTCTCTAACATGGCAAGTGATGAAGATTTTGTGGTCATTGAAGTTGGAGCAGAACATGAAGGAATTACAACACTGCCACAGATGCAGCAACAAGTGATGAATAATGACTCAGGGGAAAACATAGCACACAGTAGGAGTTACTCTAGCTTTGCAAGGAAGAAACCATGGAAGTGCCACCATGTTTCAATCATGGGAGATGAGTGCATTGATGTTGGAAAGAAAGATGATCAATTCTCTTCTCTTCAGCCTATTAGAAGATCCTTTTCAATGGATTCTGCAAATGATAGACAAGTTTACTTAGATGTTCAAGCCATTATTCAGCAAAATAGGCATAATCAGAATCATGCTAGTGCCAGTGAAGATTGTAATAGCAGAACCAGAAGATCATTCTTTCCGTTCCGTTATTGCCGTGGATCCAAAAGTGCAATCATTCCTCTGGAAAATGAGGTTTAA